Proteins encoded in a region of the Megalops cyprinoides isolate fMegCyp1 chromosome 3, fMegCyp1.pri, whole genome shotgun sequence genome:
- the LOC118774137 gene encoding spermatogenesis-associated protein 22, giving the protein MKRNLSENQPRPTAGCLSVPLFNQKKRSRLPLTSNPLENEFCPMFQMKPAVDNSLRILTAVIEGMKHWSQYRDRGPFLFEVFAALDSAVTVGSHGAKSFLLRDKTDAVQCVFYETDRDLPRLTRGQVHRCVGNYHPQRNLFTCVSVRPASSSEQRNAQESVRASDAEMRRLVRSFSEM; this is encoded by the exons atgaaaaggaatttgAGTGAAAATCAACCCAGACCCACAGCAG GttgcctgtctgtgcctctgtttaATCAAAAGAAACGAAGCAGATTACCTTTGACATCAAATCCCTTAGAGAATGAATTCTGCCCCA TGTTTCAGATGAAACCAGCTGTGGATAATTCCTTGCGGATTCTAACAGCAGTCATTGAAGGCATGAAACACTGGAGCCAGTACAGGGATAGAGGGCCCTTCTTATTCGAGGTTTTTG CTGCCCTCGACTCTGCAGTCACAGTTGGAAGTCATGGTGCAAAGAGCTTCCTCTTGAGAGATAAAACGgatgctgtgcagtgtgttttctACGAAACT GACCGAGACCTTCCCAGACTGACCCGGGGTCAGGTCCACCGCTGCGTGGGGAACTACCACCCGCAGAGGAACCTTTTCACGTGTGTGTCCGTCAGGCCTGCCTCGTCCTCGGAGCAGAGGAACGCCCAGGAGTCCGTGAGAGCGTCCGACGCGGAGATGAGGCGGCTGGTCAGATC